In the Flavisolibacter tropicus genome, one interval contains:
- a CDS encoding MFS transporter — translation MSLPPALRALHYYNFRLYFSGQAISLIGTWMQRIAVSWLVYSITHSAFMLGLVGFAGLIPVLLLSPYAGAYVDRHSRYRTLLVTQIASMIQAGLLTFMVFTGHYNVAGIILLSVLLGVINAFDTPSRQSLMIVLVQNKADLPNAIALNSTMVTLARLIGPALGGILLSNYGEDVCFLINFLSFIAVIASLLLMKIKIPERKKFEQDIWQGLKEGYDYLKSQRGLRSAILLMAFTSLLVMPYTNLFPVYAQTVYNGNVTTFSWMNSISGLGALLGAIYMARLRSGRNLFKVIVFACLLLTASLIAFAYIQNITVALVLIMIGEAGMLAQIAATNTYVQTNVAEHMRGRVVSYYVMAFQGMQPIGSLIVGLSAHAAGAPLTVLLEGAAGMTAALLFIPVLKKARVEAERKAA, via the coding sequence ATGAGTTTACCCCCTGCATTACGTGCCCTGCATTATTATAATTTCCGTTTGTACTTTTCCGGGCAGGCCATTTCGCTTATTGGCACCTGGATGCAACGCATTGCGGTAAGCTGGCTGGTATACAGCATTACCCACTCGGCGTTTATGCTGGGCCTTGTGGGCTTTGCCGGACTAATACCCGTTTTACTCTTGTCGCCTTATGCAGGTGCTTATGTTGACCGGCACAGCCGCTATCGCACGCTGCTGGTTACACAAATTGCGTCCATGATCCAGGCAGGCCTTCTCACCTTCATGGTATTTACAGGCCATTACAATGTAGCGGGTATTATTCTGCTCAGTGTATTGCTGGGCGTTATCAATGCTTTTGATACACCTTCCCGTCAATCACTCATGATCGTGCTGGTACAAAACAAAGCCGACCTACCTAATGCCATAGCACTCAATTCTACCATGGTTACGCTGGCGCGCCTGATAGGCCCTGCCTTAGGTGGTATCCTTCTTAGCAACTATGGTGAGGATGTTTGCTTCCTGATCAACTTCCTGAGTTTTATTGCTGTGATTGCTTCGCTGCTGCTGATGAAGATCAAAATACCCGAACGGAAAAAGTTTGAGCAAGATATTTGGCAGGGCTTGAAAGAGGGTTATGATTATTTAAAAAGCCAGCGCGGTTTGCGCTCCGCCATTCTGCTCATGGCGTTCACCAGCCTGCTGGTGATGCCCTACACTAATCTGTTCCCAGTATATGCACAAACGGTATACAATGGCAATGTTACCACCTTCAGCTGGATGAACAGCATCTCAGGGTTGGGTGCGCTTCTAGGTGCTATTTATATGGCTCGTTTACGTTCCGGGCGCAACCTGTTCAAAGTAATTGTGTTTGCCTGCCTGTTGCTTACTGCCAGTCTTATTGCATTCGCGTATATACAAAACATCACAGTGGCCTTAGTGTTGATCATGATTGGTGAAGCCGGTATGCTGGCACAGATTGCGGCCACCAACACCTATGTACAAACCAATGTAGCGGAGCACATGCGTGGCCGTGTGGTTAGCTATTATGTAATGGCGTTCCAGGGTATGCAGCCCATTGGCAGCTTGATAGTAGGACTGAGTGCACATGCCGCTGGTGCTCCCCTCACTGTATTGCTGGAAGGAGCTGCAGGCATGACGGCTGCTTTGCTTTTTATACCTGTATTAAAGAAGGCAAGAGTAGAAGCGGAAAGAAAGGCAGCATGA
- a CDS encoding HlyD family secretion protein: MKSKQIIYPLALLLGIASCKEEKKNYDASGSFEAVETMVSAEASGKLLQLAIEEGQQLDSGQVVGYIDSMQLHLNKGQLLQNKKAILSSRPETNVQLVALKAELANAALDRNRTENLVKGGVASQKQLDDANAKMATLQARINAQQSSLQVSTSSLNEQGSTVDTQLKEINDQLRKYVIVNPVRGTVLTKYAESYEMAVMGKPLYKIADLSTIILRAYITGDQLQQVKIGQQVKVATDDGKGGFKETTGIITWINDKSEFTPKTIQTKNERANLVYAIKVSVKNDGYLKIGMYGQVSWNKQ; this comes from the coding sequence ATGAAAAGCAAACAGATCATATACCCGCTTGCACTATTGTTAGGCATTGCCTCCTGCAAGGAAGAAAAAAAGAATTATGATGCTTCGGGTTCGTTTGAAGCAGTGGAAACAATGGTCTCCGCCGAAGCAAGTGGCAAGCTATTGCAACTGGCTATTGAAGAAGGACAGCAACTGGATTCAGGGCAGGTAGTTGGTTATATAGACAGTATGCAATTGCATTTAAACAAAGGGCAACTGTTGCAAAATAAAAAAGCCATACTCAGTAGCCGACCGGAAACCAATGTGCAGTTAGTAGCTTTAAAAGCTGAACTGGCCAATGCAGCGCTAGACCGCAACAGAACGGAGAATCTTGTTAAAGGTGGCGTGGCTTCACAAAAGCAATTAGATGATGCAAACGCCAAAATGGCCACGCTGCAGGCAAGGATAAATGCGCAGCAAAGTTCGCTGCAAGTATCCACATCTTCTTTAAATGAGCAGGGTAGCACGGTGGATACGCAGCTGAAAGAAATAAACGACCAGTTGAGAAAATATGTGATTGTTAACCCTGTGAGAGGAACTGTTTTAACCAAATATGCAGAGTCCTATGAAATGGCTGTAATGGGCAAGCCTTTATATAAGATAGCTGACCTGTCCACCATTATTCTCCGGGCTTATATTACGGGCGACCAATTGCAGCAGGTAAAGATTGGCCAGCAGGTGAAAGTGGCTACAGACGACGGCAAAGGCGGCTTTAAAGAAACAACGGGTATCATTACCTGGATAAATGACAAATCGGAATTCACCCCTAAAACCATTCAAACAAAAAACGAAAGAGCCAACCTTGTCTATGCGATAAAAGTGAGCGTGAAAAACGATGGGTATTTAAAGATCGGCATGTATGGCCAGGTTAGCTGGAACAAGCAATAA
- a CDS encoding potassium channel beta subunit family protein — MEYRRMGKTGLQLSVLSYGSWVTFHKQIDESIADELMGIAYDNGVNFFDNAEVYALGQSEKLMGRVLKRKSWDRTSYTVSSKVFFGWRGKENKPNQTGLSRKHIVEACHEALERLQVDYLDIFFCHRPDRNVPIEEVVWTMNLLIQQGKILYWGTSEWTGVEIMEAHRVAHEYKLIGPSVEQPQYNLLERDKVESDYAMIYKTVGLGTTIWSPLASGLLSGKYNDGIPEGSRFALEGFDWLKDRFIVEDKLDKVRQLTAFAKELDTPVSTLSIAWAIQNPNVTTAILGATKKEQLTENLKALDVLPKLTPEVLQRIEDIMQTKPKETSF; from the coding sequence ATGGAGTACAGAAGAATGGGTAAAACCGGATTACAATTGAGTGTGTTATCGTACGGCAGCTGGGTGACCTTTCACAAACAGATCGACGAAAGCATTGCCGATGAATTGATGGGCATTGCCTACGACAATGGTGTTAACTTCTTTGATAACGCAGAAGTATATGCGCTTGGGCAAAGTGAAAAACTAATGGGCCGCGTACTCAAGCGCAAGAGCTGGGATCGTACGTCTTATACGGTTAGCAGCAAGGTATTCTTTGGCTGGCGCGGTAAAGAAAACAAACCTAACCAGACCGGCCTTAGCCGCAAGCATATTGTAGAAGCCTGCCACGAAGCGCTGGAGCGCCTGCAGGTAGACTACCTGGATATTTTCTTCTGCCACCGCCCCGATAGAAACGTACCTATTGAAGAAGTGGTATGGACTATGAACTTACTAATCCAGCAAGGCAAGATCCTGTACTGGGGTACCAGCGAGTGGACAGGCGTGGAGATCATGGAAGCCCACCGTGTAGCGCATGAATACAAGCTGATTGGTCCTTCAGTAGAACAGCCGCAATACAACCTGCTGGAACGTGACAAAGTAGAGAGCGATTATGCCATGATCTACAAAACAGTAGGCTTGGGTACTACCATCTGGAGCCCACTGGCTTCGGGTCTGCTATCCGGCAAGTACAACGACGGTATTCCAGAAGGCAGCCGCTTTGCACTGGAAGGTTTCGACTGGTTAAAGGACCGCTTTATTGTAGAAGACAAACTGGATAAAGTACGTCAGCTTACTGCCTTTGCCAAAGAACTGGACACACCGGTTTCTACACTCTCTATTGCCTGGGCCATTCAAAATCCGAATGTCACTACAGCAATTTTGGGTGCTACCAAAAAAGAGCAATTGACAGAGAACCTGAAAGCCTTGGATGTATTGCCTAAACTGACACCCGAAGTATTGCAACGCATTGAAGATATTATGCAGACCAAGCCAAAGGAAACGTCGTTTTAA
- a CDS encoding TolC family protein, whose protein sequence is MSKKYVIAVMYLLITAASAYSQALTIDSCYALAVRNYPLIKQYDLIEKTKEYTVSNAGKAYLPQVSVTAIEGYVFGGFPSSGGSNKEGTNFKFIGLGQVNQTIWDGGATKTQKNIINASSETDKAAVDVQLHELRSRVNQLYFGILLVDEQLKQLQIQDTILANNSNRAKQLNENGLAYTTDVDEIRVEQLKLGQQRTEFNYTRNGYVTMLSHLTGVKLNEQTSFQKPLVSSQLASMQVIRPELSLYRNQRNLVNAQAGMQRVKLMPKIGLLGAGVVLAPGATIGNGKLSSLGVVGLSASWNISGLYKNGNEKQLTQQQLKKINVQEETFLFNTKFQLTQSAANIDKQRAIIAADDEIVSLRQTIRKGYQLKYDNGAGPLIDILNATQKEAEARAQKALHEMQLLMTLYDYKTVSGN, encoded by the coding sequence ATGAGCAAGAAGTATGTTATAGCTGTAATGTATTTGCTGATAACTGCCGCTTCCGCCTATTCGCAGGCCCTCACCATTGACAGTTGCTATGCGCTTGCTGTAAGAAATTATCCTTTAATAAAACAGTATGATCTGATAGAGAAAACAAAGGAATATACAGTAAGCAACGCGGGTAAAGCGTATCTGCCACAAGTAAGTGTAACGGCTATAGAAGGCTATGTATTTGGTGGGTTTCCAAGCTCGGGTGGTTCTAATAAGGAGGGTACCAATTTTAAATTTATTGGCCTGGGCCAGGTAAATCAAACGATATGGGATGGAGGTGCTACTAAAACACAAAAGAATATTATAAACGCTTCATCAGAAACCGATAAAGCTGCTGTTGATGTGCAGCTGCATGAGTTGCGTTCAAGAGTAAACCAGCTTTATTTCGGCATATTGCTCGTTGATGAGCAACTGAAGCAACTGCAGATACAAGACACGATCCTTGCCAATAATAGTAACCGGGCAAAACAACTTAACGAAAACGGCCTTGCCTATACAACAGATGTTGATGAAATAAGGGTGGAGCAATTAAAACTTGGTCAGCAACGAACAGAGTTCAATTACACACGCAATGGTTACGTAACGATGCTTTCGCATTTAACCGGCGTAAAGCTTAATGAACAAACCAGCTTTCAAAAACCGCTTGTAAGTAGCCAGCTTGCTAGCATGCAGGTCATCCGACCCGAACTTTCTTTATATAGGAACCAGCGCAACCTTGTCAATGCACAGGCTGGTATGCAGCGCGTAAAGCTTATGCCCAAGATAGGCTTGCTGGGAGCGGGTGTTGTGTTGGCGCCGGGTGCTACTATTGGCAACGGCAAACTTTCTTCCCTAGGTGTAGTGGGATTAAGTGCCTCATGGAATATCAGTGGTCTCTATAAAAACGGGAATGAAAAGCAACTAACGCAGCAGCAGTTGAAAAAGATAAATGTGCAGGAGGAAACATTTTTATTCAATACAAAATTTCAGCTGACGCAGTCGGCCGCCAACATAGATAAGCAAAGAGCTATTATTGCAGCAGATGATGAAATTGTAAGTCTGAGGCAAACAATTCGGAAAGGCTACCAACTAAAGTATGATAACGGCGCAGGCCCGCTAATAGATATTTTGAACGCTACTCAAAAAGAAGCCGAAGCCCGTGCACAAAAAGCCCTGCATGAAATGCAACTACTAATGACCCTATACGACTACAAAACAGTATCCGGAAACTAA
- a CDS encoding ABC transporter ATP-binding protein, with the protein MPAVLLKNISKTYDKGQVKAVNNVSFDVEQGELFGLIGPDGAGKTSIFRILTTVLLADSGEAKVGELDVVKDYRAIRNKVGYMPGRFSLYQDLTVAENLQFFATIFKTSIEANYALIKDIYEQIKPFNNRPAGKLSGGMKQKLALCCALIHKPEVLFLDEPTTGVDAVSRKEFWEMLRRLKQQGITIMVSTPYMDEASLCDRIALIQSGHIMSVDRPQTIIDRFPAPLYAAKSKDIYRLLKNFRSDTAVDSCYAFGEYLHMTLKDAHHTEAFIIERAAQYNAEDFEVKRITPAIEDCFIYLMRETDVAKPNLNVQAP; encoded by the coding sequence ATGCCTGCAGTGTTGTTGAAAAATATCAGTAAGACCTATGACAAGGGCCAGGTGAAGGCCGTTAACAACGTTTCATTTGATGTTGAGCAGGGGGAGCTGTTTGGGCTTATCGGGCCCGACGGCGCCGGCAAAACATCCATCTTTAGAATATTGACCACCGTTCTTTTAGCCGATAGCGGAGAAGCGAAAGTGGGCGAGCTGGATGTAGTGAAAGACTACCGGGCCATTCGCAATAAGGTAGGCTATATGCCCGGAAGGTTCTCGCTGTACCAAGATCTTACCGTGGCTGAAAACCTGCAGTTTTTTGCTACCATCTTCAAGACAAGCATTGAAGCCAATTATGCTTTGATCAAAGATATTTATGAGCAAATAAAGCCATTCAACAACCGGCCTGCCGGTAAGCTATCTGGCGGTATGAAACAAAAATTAGCCCTTTGCTGCGCATTGATCCATAAACCTGAAGTATTGTTTTTAGATGAGCCGACAACCGGTGTTGATGCTGTTTCGAGAAAAGAATTCTGGGAAATGCTGCGGCGTCTGAAACAGCAAGGTATCACTATCATGGTTTCCACACCCTACATGGATGAAGCGTCTTTATGCGACCGTATTGCGCTGATTCAAAGCGGGCATATTATGTCGGTTGATAGGCCGCAAACGATCATTGATCGTTTTCCTGCACCGTTGTATGCGGCCAAGTCAAAAGACATTTATCGTTTGTTGAAGAACTTTCGTTCAGATACTGCTGTGGATAGTTGTTATGCTTTTGGGGAGTACCTGCATATGACATTGAAAGATGCGCATCACACAGAAGCGTTTATTATTGAACGGGCCGCCCAATACAACGCAGAAGACTTTGAAGTGAAACGAATTACTCCGGCCATCGAAGACTGTTTCATTTATCTGATGAGAGAAACCGATGTGGCTAAGCCAAACCTAAATGTGCAAGCACCATGA
- a CDS encoding DUF4197 domain-containing protein — MIKKYLLIFSLTLGLLSCDTLTNLPTSYPGGITTVTESEASTAMRQALEQGIGRGINTLNVTDGFFGNQAYKLFLPAEAQRIENTLRQLGMGGMVDRAILQINRAAEDAVGFARPIFVDAIKEMTITDALNIIKGPNNAATLYFKQKTTQKLITAFTPVIKGSLDKFSATKYYGDVVSTYNNFPTTKNKLNPDLPSYVVGKAVDALFDQIAQEEANIRANPVARTTDILKKVFGWASKG, encoded by the coding sequence ATGATAAAAAAGTACCTTTTGATTTTTTCCTTAACCCTAGGGCTCCTATCCTGTGACACACTAACTAATCTTCCTACTTCCTACCCTGGCGGCATTACCACCGTTACAGAAAGTGAAGCATCTACTGCCATGCGGCAGGCCTTAGAGCAGGGTATTGGCCGGGGTATCAACACGTTAAATGTAACTGACGGCTTTTTTGGCAACCAAGCCTATAAATTATTCTTACCCGCTGAGGCTCAGCGCATTGAGAATACCTTGCGCCAGCTGGGTATGGGTGGCATGGTAGACCGCGCCATTCTACAGATCAACCGGGCGGCTGAAGATGCCGTAGGTTTTGCACGCCCCATTTTTGTAGATGCCATTAAGGAAATGACCATCACAGACGCCTTAAATATCATTAAAGGCCCGAATAATGCTGCTACCCTGTACTTCAAACAAAAGACCACACAGAAGCTGATTACTGCCTTTACACCGGTTATAAAGGGATCGCTGGACAAGTTTAGCGCTACGAAGTATTATGGTGATGTAGTTTCTACCTATAACAACTTCCCTACTACCAAGAATAAGCTGAATCCCGACCTGCCATCTTATGTAGTGGGCAAAGCAGTGGACGCCCTATTTGACCAGATAGCCCAGGAAGAAGCGAATATCCGGGCCAATCCAGTAGCCAGAACAACCGATATTTTAAAGAAAGTATTTGGCTGGGCGAGCAAGGGCTAA
- a CDS encoding ankyrin repeat domain-containing protein — translation MEESRLTRIELLAGDGHLEELMKLFESGYSQLELDVALENAIAYSQIKTAEYLLSLGANIANHNYQGAYYAVYHNEGLEGLKFAITNGVDINVNNGMLLNTSIVTGTNTKSVELVKWLLDNGANPRLLTKESLKLIDDFGTSELKSLIKNAT, via the coding sequence ATGGAAGAATCCAGACTTACTAGAATAGAACTTCTTGCAGGTGATGGGCATCTTGAGGAGTTAATGAAATTGTTTGAATCTGGTTACTCTCAATTAGAACTAGATGTTGCTTTGGAAAATGCCATTGCTTATTCTCAAATCAAAACAGCTGAATATTTGCTGTCGTTAGGCGCCAATATTGCAAACCATAATTATCAGGGAGCCTATTATGCAGTATACCATAATGAAGGATTAGAAGGACTCAAGTTTGCCATTACAAATGGAGTAGATATTAATGTGAATAATGGGATGCTGCTTAATACTAGTATAGTAACGGGAACTAATACTAAAAGTGTTGAGCTCGTTAAATGGCTGTTAGATAATGGAGCAAATCCGAGATTACTAACTAAAGAATCCCTGAAGTTGATCGATGACTTTGGTACAAGTGAGTTAAAAAGTCTAATAAAAAACGCCACATAG
- a CDS encoding SDR family oxidoreductase: MRLQNKTVLITGGSRGIGKAIALRLAKEGANIVIAAKTVDPHPNLEGTIYTAAAEIEALGVKALPLQVDIRFEDQIEKAIAKTVETFGGIDILVNNASAISLTPTGLTESKRFDLMHGINVRGTFFMSKACIPHLKNASNPHILTLSPPLDMQPKWFGAHLAYTMSKYGMSMVMLGLAEELKPLGIAANALWPKTTIATAAVQNLLGGDYLMQRSRKPEIVADAAAAIVTRSSKECTGNFFIDEEVLQQEGVNDFTVYAVDPAMPLQPDLFVD, translated from the coding sequence ATGCGACTACAAAACAAAACGGTATTGATCACGGGCGGCTCACGCGGTATTGGTAAGGCTATTGCGTTGCGCTTAGCTAAGGAGGGCGCTAATATTGTGATTGCAGCAAAAACGGTTGATCCCCACCCTAATCTGGAAGGCACTATTTATACGGCCGCAGCGGAAATAGAAGCACTGGGAGTGAAAGCCTTGCCCCTGCAAGTAGATATTCGTTTTGAAGACCAGATAGAAAAGGCCATTGCCAAAACAGTAGAAACCTTTGGTGGTATTGATATACTGGTAAATAATGCCAGTGCCATCAGTCTTACGCCAACGGGGCTTACTGAGTCCAAACGTTTTGATCTCATGCACGGTATCAATGTGCGTGGTACCTTCTTTATGAGTAAGGCCTGCATACCGCATTTAAAAAATGCCAGCAACCCACACATTCTTACCTTGTCGCCACCGCTTGACATGCAGCCCAAATGGTTTGGTGCACACCTGGCATATACTATGAGTAAATATGGCATGAGCATGGTGATGTTGGGTCTTGCAGAAGAACTAAAACCACTTGGTATTGCTGCCAATGCGCTTTGGCCTAAAACCACTATTGCCACCGCTGCCGTTCAAAACTTATTGGGTGGCGATTACCTGATGCAGCGCAGCCGCAAACCGGAGATTGTAGCCGATGCGGCAGCCGCTATTGTTACGCGTTCCTCCAAAGAATGCACAGGCAATTTCTTTATTGATGAAGAAGTGCTGCAACAAGAAGGGGTGAACGACTTTACCGTGTACGCAGTTGATCCTGCTATGCCCCTACAGCCAGATTTGTTTGTGGATTGA
- the lysS gene encoding lysine--tRNA ligase → MQTSHLSEQEIIRREKLAELQKLGIDPYPAALYPVSNYSTEIKGTFTDENSGEFANVCLAGRIMSVRDMGKASFAELQDSQGRIQIYVRKDDLAKDGDTTMYDQVWKKLLDIGDFVGVKGFVFRTKMGEISIHVKELTFLAKALRPLPIVKEAEGKVFDAVSDPEFKYRQRYADLVINPSVKDTFVKRSKLINSVREFLNEHGALEVDTPVLQSIPGGAAARPFITHHNALDVPFYLRIANELYLKRLIVGGFDWVYEFSRNFRNEGMDRTHNPEFTILEFYTAYKDYIWMMNTTERLLEKAAIDVTGGTDVQVGDNTISFEAPFKRISIYDAIKEHTGFDVSEMDEAGLRDVCKQLQIDVDPKIGKGKLIDEIFGEKCEDHYIQPTFIIDYPVEMSPLTKKHRSKPGLVERFELIINGKEIANAYSELNDPIDQRERFEDQVSLMERGDDEAMFIDYDFLRALEYGMPPTSGIGFGIDRLCMLLTNQPSIQDVLLFPQMRPERFESEEEEAK, encoded by the coding sequence ATGCAAACATCCCATTTATCAGAACAAGAAATCATCAGACGCGAAAAGCTGGCGGAGTTACAAAAATTAGGTATTGATCCGTATCCAGCGGCGTTGTATCCAGTAAGTAATTATTCAACTGAAATAAAAGGCACGTTTACCGACGAGAACAGCGGTGAGTTTGCCAATGTGTGCCTGGCTGGCCGTATTATGAGCGTGCGCGACATGGGCAAGGCTTCTTTTGCTGAATTGCAAGATTCGCAGGGCCGTATCCAGATCTATGTGCGCAAAGACGACCTGGCTAAAGATGGGGATACCACCATGTACGACCAGGTATGGAAGAAGTTGTTGGATATTGGTGATTTTGTTGGTGTAAAGGGATTTGTATTCCGCACTAAAATGGGAGAGATCTCTATCCATGTAAAAGAGCTGACCTTCCTTGCTAAGGCATTGCGCCCGTTACCTATTGTAAAAGAAGCAGAGGGTAAAGTATTTGACGCGGTGAGTGATCCGGAATTTAAGTACCGCCAGCGCTATGCTGATTTGGTGATTAACCCTAGTGTAAAGGACACCTTTGTAAAGCGCAGCAAATTGATCAACTCAGTGCGTGAGTTTTTGAACGAGCATGGTGCGTTGGAAGTAGATACCCCTGTGCTGCAAAGCATTCCGGGTGGTGCGGCTGCACGTCCGTTCATTACGCACCACAATGCACTGGACGTACCGTTCTACCTGCGTATTGCTAATGAACTGTACCTGAAGCGCCTGATTGTGGGTGGCTTTGATTGGGTATATGAGTTCAGCCGCAACTTCCGCAACGAGGGTATGGACCGTACACACAACCCCGAGTTTACCATCCTGGAGTTTTATACCGCGTATAAAGACTACATCTGGATGATGAATACCACGGAAAGGCTGTTAGAGAAAGCAGCTATTGATGTAACCGGTGGTACCGATGTACAAGTAGGTGATAACACAATCTCTTTTGAAGCGCCATTCAAACGCATTTCTATTTACGATGCTATTAAAGAACATACAGGTTTTGATGTAAGCGAAATGGATGAAGCTGGTCTGCGCGATGTATGTAAGCAATTGCAAATAGATGTAGATCCAAAGATTGGTAAGGGCAAGTTGATTGACGAGATATTTGGTGAGAAATGTGAAGACCATTACATACAGCCCACCTTTATCATTGACTACCCGGTAGAAATGAGCCCATTGACCAAAAAGCACCGTAGCAAACCAGGACTGGTAGAGCGTTTTGAACTGATCATCAATGGTAAGGAGATTGCCAATGCCTATAGTGAGTTGAACGACCCTATTGATCAACGCGAACGTTTTGAAGATCAGGTTAGCCTTATGGAGCGTGGTGATGATGAAGCCATGTTTATTGACTACGACTTCCTGCGTGCCTTGGAATACGGTATGCCACCAACATCGGGAATCGGCTTCGGTATTGATCGGTTGTGTATGCTGTTGACCAACCAGCCTTCTATCCAGGATGTATTACTGTTCCCTCAAATGCGTCCTGAGCGTTTTGAGAGTGAAGAGGAAGAGGCAAAATAA
- a CDS encoding SDR family oxidoreductase, whose protein sequence is MKVFVTGASGFIGSAVVKELISAGHQVIGLARTDSSAKTISDADADVLMGSLEDLDILKQGASQADGVIHTAFIHDFTQYAKANEADTAAINAMGEALMGTSKPLVVTAGILGLPSINGIITEDSAAQNSPRSSEATAMALAEKGVNASVVRLPPSVHDKGDKGFVPFIIQQARKNGVSAYPGEGNNRWPAVHRLDAAKVFQLAVEKGAKGALYNVIGDRGIEVKRIAELIGTKLNLPVASLVGEEAREHFEWMVGFIGFDSPATSFKTQERLGWKPTHIGLLEDMQQNYF, encoded by the coding sequence ATGAAAGTATTTGTAACAGGCGCATCGGGCTTTATCGGCTCTGCTGTTGTCAAAGAACTAATAAGTGCCGGGCATCAAGTAATTGGTTTAGCACGTACAGATTCATCTGCAAAAACGATCAGCGATGCAGATGCAGATGTGTTAATGGGAAGTCTTGAAGACTTGGATATTTTAAAGCAAGGCGCCTCGCAGGCCGACGGTGTTATTCACACGGCGTTTATTCACGACTTTACACAATACGCAAAAGCAAATGAGGCTGATACCGCAGCCATCAACGCCATGGGCGAAGCGCTGATGGGAACCAGCAAGCCATTAGTAGTAACGGCCGGGATTTTAGGATTGCCCAGCATCAATGGAATCATTACCGAAGATAGTGCCGCACAAAATTCTCCACGCAGCTCGGAAGCTACGGCTATGGCGCTGGCGGAGAAAGGTGTTAATGCATCTGTTGTTCGTTTACCTCCTTCCGTTCACGATAAAGGCGACAAGGGGTTTGTTCCATTTATTATTCAACAGGCGCGCAAGAATGGTGTATCTGCCTATCCCGGTGAGGGCAACAATCGTTGGCCAGCAGTGCATCGCCTGGATGCGGCAAAGGTTTTTCAATTAGCCGTGGAGAAGGGAGCAAAAGGCGCCTTGTATAACGTTATTGGCGATAGGGGTATTGAAGTAAAAAGAATTGCAGAACTGATTGGTACAAAGCTGAACCTACCAGTTGCTTCTTTAGTGGGAGAAGAAGCGCGCGAACATTTTGAGTGGATGGTCGGTTTTATAGGATTCGATAGTCCTGCTACAAGTTTCAAAACACAAGAGCGGCTGGGTTGGAAACCTACACACATTGGTTTATTGGAAGACATGCAACAGAACTATTTTTAA
- a CDS encoding glyoxalase, translated as MDINQQTKSIRTFIGAKDFEISRSFYRDLGFEEGIISEKMSLFTIKGLSFYLQDYYVKDWIDNSMILLEVDDVNSYWSFLQQLELNKKYPEIKLIPIQEHEWGKECLLIDPSGVLWHFAEFH; from the coding sequence GTGGATATCAATCAGCAGACGAAATCAATAAGAACTTTTATCGGAGCAAAAGATTTTGAGATATCAAGATCGTTTTACCGGGACCTGGGTTTTGAAGAAGGGATCATTTCAGAAAAGATGTCACTGTTTACCATAAAAGGATTAAGCTTTTACCTTCAAGACTATTACGTAAAAGACTGGATTGACAATTCGATGATCTTACTGGAAGTAGATGATGTTAATAGTTACTGGAGTTTTCTACAACAACTGGAACTAAATAAAAAATACCCAGAAATCAAGCTTATTCCAATTCAGGAGCATGAGTGGGGTAAAGAATGCTTGTTGATTGATCCTTCCGGTGTACTTTGGCATTTTGCTGAATTTCATTGA